The proteins below come from a single Nitrospira sp. genomic window:
- a CDS encoding peptidylprolyl isomerase — MAEIGDEVRATIAVTSKGQPVGDIVLKFFSDVAPGHVTNFLKLSKEGFYNGTTFHRVIPGFMIQGGDPNSKSSDRSSHGMGGPGYKVKAEFNSTPHKRGIVSMARANDPDSAGSQFFICVADANFLDWQYTVFGEVVSGMDVADKIVGMKRDGRDNPLERAEMTITISEG; from the coding sequence ATGGCTGAGATAGGTGACGAGGTACGAGCGACGATTGCTGTGACGAGCAAGGGGCAGCCGGTAGGCGACATTGTGCTCAAGTTTTTTTCCGATGTGGCACCAGGGCATGTCACGAACTTTCTCAAGCTTTCCAAAGAGGGGTTTTACAATGGGACGACGTTCCACCGAGTGATCCCCGGATTTATGATTCAAGGGGGAGACCCCAACAGCAAGAGCTCCGATCGCTCCTCACATGGCATGGGTGGGCCAGGGTATAAAGTGAAAGCGGAGTTCAACAGCACACCTCATAAACGAGGGATCGTATCCATGGCCCGAGCCAATGATCCCGACAGTGCCGGGTCACAGTTCTTTATCTGTGTCGCGGACGCAAACTTCCTCGACTGGCAATATACCGTATTCGGGGAGGTGGTGAGCGGCATGGACGTGGCCGACAAGATAGTCGGTATGAAACGTGATGGAAGAGACAATCCATTGGAGCGTGCTGAGATGACTATCACGATCAGTGAGGGTTGA
- the tatC gene encoding twin-arginine translocase subunit TatC: protein MQHAVHPLALHIQAVKRRLLIIGATIVGSLVLTFTFSSDMVAWLNRPFPNQLAFYGPTEALFASIKVSLLAAVILSLPVIFYQCWKFIEPALLPTEQRWAIPLFMIAGGLFALGLVFCNIVILPLVIEWFVSFGLDRDITPQLSVGTYIDFNVKFLLIFGCAFELPLVMTLAALTGLASAHTFARYRKHAILLCLIISAVVTPDATLFTMLLMAVPLMVLYEVGILGARLFGRNPTPSDVDLPLDPDLPINTAGTRVR from the coding sequence ATGCAGCACGCCGTTCATCCACTTGCCCTTCATATTCAAGCCGTCAAACGTCGATTGCTCATTATCGGGGCGACGATCGTGGGTTCATTGGTGCTCACGTTCACGTTTTCGTCGGACATGGTGGCTTGGCTCAATCGTCCGTTCCCGAATCAGCTGGCATTTTATGGGCCGACGGAAGCGCTCTTTGCTTCAATCAAGGTCTCATTGTTAGCGGCGGTGATTCTGAGTCTCCCGGTCATTTTCTACCAATGTTGGAAGTTTATCGAGCCGGCGCTGTTGCCGACGGAACAACGCTGGGCCATCCCTCTCTTCATGATAGCCGGCGGGTTGTTCGCATTAGGGTTGGTGTTTTGCAACATAGTCATTCTGCCGCTCGTGATCGAGTGGTTTGTGAGTTTCGGGTTGGACCGTGACATTACCCCACAACTCAGTGTGGGGACCTATATTGATTTCAACGTGAAGTTCTTACTGATCTTCGGGTGTGCGTTTGAATTGCCATTGGTCATGACGCTTGCGGCTCTGACGGGACTCGCGTCAGCTCACACGTTTGCCCGGTACCGTAAGCATGCCATCTTGCTCTGTCTCATCATCTCAGCGGTTGTGACACCCGATGCGACACTCTTTACGATGCTGCTGATGGCCGTTCCCTTGATGGTGCTGTATGAGGTTGGGATTCTCGGGGCGCGCCTGTTTGGCCGGAATCCGACTCCCAGTGACGTTGATCTGCCGCTTGATCCGGACCTGCCGATTAACACTGCGGGAACGAGGGTACGATGA
- a CDS encoding DUF465 domain-containing protein, which translates to MLTEDAIMEQLRHTNTEFRELEQSHHRLDLELNELQRRHVLTPNEEIEKKRLQKEKLVKKDKLAEIIRLYREQRLEPAR; encoded by the coding sequence ATGTTGACAGAAGACGCGATCATGGAACAGCTTCGCCACACCAACACCGAATTTCGAGAGCTGGAACAGTCTCACCATCGCCTGGATCTTGAACTCAACGAGCTGCAAAGACGTCATGTGCTGACACCGAACGAAGAGATTGAAAAAAAACGGCTTCAAAAAGAAAAGTTAGTCAAGAAAGACAAGCTGGCAGAGATCATTCGCCTCTATCGTGAGCAACGATTGGAGCCAGCGCGGTAA
- the rimI gene encoding ribosomal protein S18-alanine N-acetyltransferase codes for MLDLHILPATPDRLPEIVLLEEACFSAPWTRKMLEAELTGNPFAHFLVALRQDPSRREAESEILGYHCFWIVFEELRLMNVAVRGSMRRQGVGRALVMEACRLGVEQAATRAILEVRASNEAARSLYTQLGFVQVGKRPQYYTHPTEDALLMEMNPLVLPGSWQPDRTCRTGGAPLLPDSL; via the coding sequence ATGTTGGATCTGCACATTCTTCCAGCGACACCGGACAGGTTGCCAGAGATTGTGTTGTTAGAAGAGGCTTGCTTCTCGGCGCCTTGGACGCGCAAAATGTTGGAAGCTGAATTGACGGGCAATCCTTTCGCACATTTTCTCGTCGCGTTGCGCCAAGATCCGTCAAGGAGAGAGGCAGAATCGGAGATTCTCGGGTATCATTGCTTTTGGATTGTCTTTGAAGAACTGCGGCTGATGAATGTGGCAGTGCGAGGGTCGATGCGGAGGCAAGGAGTTGGACGTGCGCTTGTGATGGAGGCTTGTCGCCTCGGGGTTGAACAGGCAGCCACTCGGGCCATCCTTGAAGTCAGAGCCTCGAACGAGGCTGCACGGTCATTGTACACGCAGCTGGGGTTTGTTCAGGTCGGCAAGCGTCCTCAGTATTATACCCATCCCACCGAAGACGCGCTCTTAATGGAAATGAATCCACTTGTGTTGCCAGGTTCCTGGCAGCCAGATCGAACATGCCGCACAGGAGGTGCACCACTGTTGCCAGATTCACTCTAA
- the tsaB gene encoding tRNA (adenosine(37)-N6)-threonylcarbamoyltransferase complex dimerization subunit type 1 TsaB codes for MKILAVETATTWQSVAILDENGVIAQHDQEAGVAHGTLLLPTIDRLLIQARVPLHELTGLVCSSGPGSFTGIRVGLATCLGLRAATGLPLVLVPTLEAMAWNVDATISICPLLPSRRGEVYWAIFRRGVDGRVDRVLGEQVGTEQAFVQSLHEPTVVIGAGWGTMAPKTHELLLKSSTVTVGSEQFFTPSAVSVARSGMARLRRGEVEGEAVVPLYVQRAEAEIQYERSGGISPVVRRQRRVERKTAERLARGRRRSGV; via the coding sequence ATGAAGATCCTTGCGGTTGAAACGGCCACCACGTGGCAGAGTGTGGCGATTCTCGATGAGAACGGGGTCATTGCTCAGCATGACCAGGAGGCTGGCGTGGCCCATGGCACCTTACTTTTACCGACTATTGACCGCCTCCTTATACAAGCTCGAGTGCCACTTCATGAACTGACAGGGCTGGTCTGTTCATCTGGACCTGGTTCGTTTACGGGCATTCGAGTTGGTCTCGCCACCTGCCTCGGCCTCCGGGCTGCAACAGGACTTCCCCTCGTCCTTGTCCCGACATTGGAGGCGATGGCCTGGAATGTGGATGCCACGATATCGATTTGTCCCCTGTTGCCTAGCCGCCGGGGGGAAGTGTATTGGGCTATCTTTCGCCGAGGTGTGGATGGGCGGGTCGATCGTGTGTTAGGTGAACAGGTTGGAACGGAACAAGCCTTTGTTCAAAGTCTTCATGAGCCTACAGTGGTCATTGGAGCGGGATGGGGGACGATGGCACCTAAGACTCACGAGCTCCTATTGAAATCGAGCACAGTGACGGTGGGATCGGAACAGTTCTTTACACCGTCGGCCGTCTCCGTTGCTCGTAGTGGGATGGCTCGGCTTCGACGGGGGGAGGTTGAGGGGGAGGCCGTCGTTCCCCTCTATGTCCAGCGGGCTGAGGCAGAAATCCAATATGAACGCTCGGGAGGGATTTCACCGGTGGTGCGGCGTCAACGCCGTGTTGAACGAAAGACGGCAGAGCGATTGGCACGAGGTCGCAGACGGTCAGGAGTGTGA
- the radA gene encoding DNA repair protein RadA has translation MKSKVIFSCQACGHQSPRWLGRCPDCGGWNTMKEERQAATGKGRPADLKTAQAKATPLAEIEVVGEDRQLTKIGEFDRVLGGGVIPGAVILIGGDPGIGKTTLLLQALPRLATKDAPVLYVSGEESPRQIKMRGQRLGIEHPHLLILAETSLELILKSVQDVRPVAVVVDSIQTVYTEQITSAPGSISQVQEVAGQLMWFAKRAGVPVFIIGHVTKDGAIAGPRLLEHIVDTVLYFEGDKGHSYRILRAVKNRFGSTNEIGVFEMKDTGLEEVNNPSELFLAERPQRSAGSVVVSSLEGTRPILVELQALVSSTSYAMPKRMANGVELNRVSLLLAVMEKRLGVHLSGQDVYVNVVGGMHIDEPAIDMGIVAAVASSLRDIPVEPGFLMLGEIGLGGEVRAVSQAEARIREAAKMGFKRCLLPERNLTKLDPIEGMELVGIQEVREALDVVLA, from the coding sequence TTGAAATCGAAGGTTATCTTCTCCTGCCAGGCTTGTGGCCATCAATCGCCACGGTGGCTCGGTCGCTGTCCGGACTGCGGCGGCTGGAATACGATGAAAGAGGAGCGGCAAGCAGCGACCGGCAAGGGGCGGCCTGCTGACTTGAAAACGGCTCAAGCCAAGGCCACACCTCTTGCAGAGATCGAGGTCGTCGGCGAGGACCGTCAGTTGACCAAGATCGGCGAGTTTGATCGAGTCTTGGGTGGTGGTGTGATCCCCGGCGCGGTCATCTTAATCGGTGGTGATCCTGGCATCGGGAAGACCACGTTGTTGCTCCAGGCCTTGCCGCGGTTGGCGACGAAGGACGCTCCGGTCCTCTATGTCTCAGGGGAGGAATCGCCACGGCAAATCAAAATGCGGGGACAGCGATTGGGGATCGAACATCCGCATCTGTTGATTCTGGCTGAAACGTCACTCGAACTGATCTTGAAGTCGGTTCAGGACGTGCGGCCTGTTGCGGTGGTCGTCGATTCCATTCAGACGGTGTACACAGAACAGATCACGTCTGCTCCCGGCAGCATCAGTCAAGTGCAAGAGGTGGCTGGGCAACTGATGTGGTTTGCGAAGCGCGCCGGCGTACCGGTCTTCATCATCGGCCATGTCACGAAGGACGGGGCGATCGCCGGGCCTCGGCTCTTGGAACATATCGTGGATACGGTGTTGTATTTTGAAGGTGACAAGGGACATAGCTATCGAATTCTCCGCGCCGTGAAGAATCGTTTTGGGTCGACGAACGAAATTGGTGTGTTCGAGATGAAAGACACCGGGCTCGAAGAGGTGAACAATCCATCGGAGTTGTTCTTGGCCGAGCGCCCACAGCGAAGTGCGGGATCGGTGGTGGTGTCGAGCCTCGAGGGGACCAGGCCGATTCTGGTTGAGCTGCAGGCTCTGGTGTCGTCCACGAGCTATGCGATGCCGAAGCGGATGGCGAACGGGGTGGAATTGAATCGCGTCTCCCTGTTGTTGGCGGTGATGGAGAAACGGTTGGGCGTGCATCTCTCCGGACAGGATGTCTATGTGAATGTCGTGGGCGGCATGCACATCGACGAGCCGGCTATCGATATGGGGATTGTGGCAGCGGTCGCCTCCAGCTTGCGGGATATTCCCGTAGAGCCCGGGTTTTTGATGTTGGGCGAGATTGGTCTCGGCGGGGAGGTCCGTGCGGTCAGCCAGGCTGAAGCACGCATCCGTGAAGCCGCAAAGATGGGATTCAAACGCTGCCTCTTGCCTGAGCGAAATCTGACGAAGCTGGATCCCATTGAGGGCATGGAGCTGGTTGGGATTCAAGAGGTCAGAGAGGCGCTCGACGTGGTCTTAGCGTAG
- a CDS encoding HD-GYP domain-containing protein: MKKQIRIDELMLGMVIEKLDRSWLSTPFFCHKMTITTAQQIAQLKACGVQTLTVRVEAEAVREEAPVQSTLEDTPVESTSEPTDPLPPPTSTQVPFEDELPVAKQVYHAAKMIVQRAMQDVRLGRAINVDAVQSVITDMTESVFRNPDALPSLSRLKQFDEYTFYHSVNTALLAMSLGRSLGFDRSMIHLAGVGTLLHDIGKMKVPLELLNKPGRFEPHEMEIVKQHVLRGVEVLSSTTGLGDTYIQPALEHHERVNGAGYPHRRAHQDISQVGLITAVVDIYDAMTSDRVYHKGKPAHEVLQLLYRLSLEGHLDPTLVQRFIQVVGVYPVGSVVELNTGETGIVKRINHDAPLAPVVLFVKSAGNTLLSHPQEEDLSQQAKIPHRSIKTILHPHQSGIDPSLYLDKKAA; encoded by the coding sequence ATGAAAAAGCAAATCCGAATCGATGAATTGATGCTGGGCATGGTGATTGAAAAGCTCGACCGGTCTTGGCTGAGTACGCCGTTTTTTTGCCACAAGATGACGATCACCACTGCGCAGCAGATTGCGCAATTGAAAGCCTGTGGCGTCCAGACCCTGACCGTCCGCGTGGAGGCCGAAGCGGTCCGTGAAGAAGCGCCGGTACAATCAACTCTTGAGGACACTCCCGTCGAATCGACAAGCGAACCAACAGATCCTCTCCCGCCCCCTACATCCACACAAGTCCCGTTCGAGGACGAGTTACCAGTTGCGAAGCAGGTCTATCATGCCGCCAAAATGATCGTGCAACGCGCGATGCAAGACGTGCGGTTGGGACGAGCGATCAATGTTGATGCCGTGCAAAGCGTCATCACTGACATGACCGAGAGTGTCTTCCGAAATCCGGACGCCTTACCCAGTCTGTCACGGCTCAAGCAATTTGACGAATACACCTTTTACCACTCCGTGAATACCGCCCTGTTGGCAATGTCCCTCGGGCGGAGCCTTGGCTTTGATCGGTCAATGATCCATCTAGCCGGAGTCGGCACGCTCTTGCACGATATTGGGAAGATGAAGGTCCCACTCGAACTTCTCAACAAACCCGGTCGCTTCGAGCCTCATGAAATGGAGATTGTGAAACAACATGTGCTCAGGGGGGTCGAAGTCCTTTCCAGCACGACCGGACTCGGCGATACCTACATCCAGCCGGCATTGGAACACCATGAACGAGTCAACGGCGCAGGATATCCGCATCGACGCGCTCATCAAGACATCAGCCAGGTGGGTCTCATCACGGCAGTTGTCGATATCTACGACGCTATGACGAGCGATCGGGTCTACCATAAAGGTAAGCCTGCCCATGAAGTGCTCCAACTGCTCTATCGACTCTCACTCGAGGGCCACCTCGACCCCACACTCGTGCAACGATTCATTCAGGTCGTCGGAGTCTATCCCGTCGGATCAGTGGTGGAGCTGAATACCGGCGAGACCGGCATCGTGAAACGGATCAACCACGATGCGCCCCTGGCGCCGGTGGTACTGTTCGTCAAGAGCGCAGGGAATACGCTCCTCTCCCATCCGCAGGAGGAGGATCTCTCTCAACAGGCCAAGATACCGCATCGGAGCATCAAGACAATCCTGCATCCTCACCAATCCGGTATCGACCCAAGCCTCTACCTCGATAAAAAGGCGGCCTAG
- a CDS encoding HD-GYP domain-containing protein, producing the protein MNKRIGIDELKPGMLVEQLDRSWLDTPFFRHKMTITSANQIAQLKACGVRTLVVSIEEEHTATQPVNAAPDITDDPAFTVPKETVSVLSIVGLEEELPIARQTYQAAKTIVQNAMYDTRLGRAINMDEVNRVISDMSDSILRNPDALTSLTRLKNFDEYTFYHSVNTSILAMSLGRHLEFDRTTLHQIGVGSLLHDIGKTKIPTEILNKPGRFKPDEMEIMKQHVLRGVEILSTTTGLGDSYLRPALEHHERVDGTGYPHRRVRRELSQFGMMAAVVDIYDAMTSDRCYHKGQAAHEALQFLYRLSLEGHLDAVLVQQFIYVVGLYPVGSVVELNTGETGIVKEVHHHAPLAPVVLLVKSAGNTVLSHPKELDLVAQVETPHRKIAAILDSRQVGINPTDYLDKKAA; encoded by the coding sequence ATGAACAAGCGCATTGGAATCGACGAATTGAAGCCGGGAATGCTGGTGGAACAGCTGGACCGGTCCTGGCTCGACACGCCGTTCTTTCGACACAAGATGACGATCACCTCAGCCAACCAGATTGCACAGTTAAAAGCCTGTGGGGTCCGTACGCTGGTGGTGAGTATCGAGGAAGAACACACAGCCACTCAACCCGTGAACGCCGCACCAGACATCACCGATGATCCTGCCTTCACGGTACCGAAGGAAACGGTATCAGTCCTATCAATTGTCGGCCTTGAAGAGGAGCTGCCCATCGCCAGGCAAACCTATCAAGCCGCCAAAACGATCGTGCAGAACGCCATGTATGATACGAGACTCGGCCGAGCCATCAATATGGATGAAGTCAATCGGGTGATCTCGGATATGTCGGATAGTATCTTGCGAAACCCCGATGCGCTCACCAGTCTGACGCGGCTCAAAAACTTTGACGAATACACCTTCTATCACTCGGTGAATACGTCAATCCTCGCCATGTCCCTGGGACGCCACCTTGAATTTGATCGAACCACCTTGCATCAAATCGGGGTGGGCAGCCTGTTGCATGACATCGGAAAGACGAAGATCCCAACGGAGATCCTGAACAAGCCCGGGCGATTCAAGCCAGATGAGATGGAGATCATGAAGCAACACGTCCTCCGTGGCGTGGAGATACTCTCGACCACAACTGGACTGGGAGACTCTTACCTCCGTCCCGCGCTGGAACATCATGAACGGGTTGACGGCACCGGCTACCCCCACCGGCGAGTCCGACGTGAACTCAGTCAGTTCGGGATGATGGCCGCAGTGGTGGACATTTACGATGCGATGACCAGTGACCGCTGCTACCACAAGGGGCAAGCCGCCCACGAAGCACTCCAGTTTCTCTATCGCCTGTCACTCGAAGGGCATCTGGATGCCGTCTTGGTGCAGCAGTTCATCTACGTCGTCGGCCTCTATCCAGTGGGATCCGTCGTGGAACTCAATACTGGCGAGACCGGGATCGTCAAAGAAGTGCATCACCATGCACCCTTGGCACCGGTGGTACTGCTCGTCAAGAGCGCAGGGAATACTGTACTCTCCCATCCGAAAGAGCTGGATCTCGTCGCGCAGGTTGAGACACCTCATCGCAAGATCGCCGCTATCCTCGACTCAAGACAAGTCGGTATCAACCCGACTGACTACCTCGACAAGAAGGCAGCGTAA
- a CDS encoding SAM-dependent DNA methyltransferase, whose product MSSQAPQIVQKLWNYCNVLRDDGMSYGDYVEQLTYLLFLKMADERTKPPYNQPSPVPDQYSWQSLLKKDGDELFDHYRHSLEKLGNEKGLLGLIFNKSQNKFQDPAKLRRLIVDLIDKEDWSAMSADVKGDAYEGLLQKNAEDVKGGAGQYFTPRPLIQAMVDCVAPKPGETVCDPACGTGGFLLAAHDYVVKHNPNLTKPEKRKLKEETLKGYELVQSVVRLCAMNLLLHGIGSQDFEPIESADSLASDPGERFNIVLTNPPFGKKSSYTVVGQEGEVSKERETYERDDFWATTSNKQLNFVQHVKTILAVNGRAAVVVPDNVLFEGGAGETVRRKLLYDCDVHTLLRLPTGLFYAQGVKANVLFFDKKPASETPWTKKFWIYDLRTNQHFTLKTNPLKRENLDEFVKCYNPANRHERPSASSEQALWSEKNPNGR is encoded by the coding sequence ATGAGCAGCCAAGCGCCCCAAATCGTCCAAAAACTTTGGAACTATTGCAACGTCCTCCGCGACGACGGGATGAGCTATGGTGACTACGTCGAGCAGTTGACGTATCTACTGTTTCTGAAGATGGCCGACGAGCGGACGAAGCCGCCGTATAACCAGCCGAGTCCTGTTCCCGACCAATACAGCTGGCAGAGCCTGCTCAAGAAGGACGGTGATGAGCTGTTCGACCACTACCGCCACAGCCTGGAAAAGCTCGGCAACGAGAAGGGATTACTCGGGCTCATCTTCAACAAGTCCCAGAATAAGTTCCAAGATCCCGCCAAGCTCCGCCGTCTCATTGTGGATTTGATCGATAAGGAAGACTGGTCGGCAATGAGCGCCGATGTGAAAGGCGATGCCTACGAAGGCCTGCTCCAAAAGAACGCTGAAGACGTAAAAGGCGGAGCTGGCCAATACTTCACGCCTCGTCCCTTGATCCAAGCCATGGTGGACTGTGTCGCTCCGAAGCCTGGCGAGACGGTCTGCGACCCGGCCTGCGGGACCGGCGGCTTTCTCCTCGCCGCGCACGACTACGTGGTGAAGCACAATCCCAATCTGACAAAACCTGAGAAGAGGAAGCTCAAGGAAGAAACGCTCAAGGGCTATGAGCTGGTGCAGAGTGTCGTCCGCCTCTGCGCTATGAATCTCTTGCTGCATGGCATCGGCTCGCAGGATTTCGAGCCCATCGAATCTGCTGACTCCTTGGCTTCCGATCCCGGCGAGCGGTTCAACATCGTGCTGACCAATCCGCCCTTCGGCAAGAAGAGCAGCTACACGGTTGTCGGACAGGAGGGTGAGGTCTCGAAAGAACGCGAGACCTACGAGCGGGATGACTTCTGGGCAACCACTTCGAATAAGCAATTGAACTTCGTCCAGCATGTGAAGACGATCCTGGCTGTGAATGGCCGCGCGGCTGTCGTCGTGCCGGACAATGTGCTTTTCGAAGGCGGGGCAGGTGAGACGGTTCGCCGCAAGCTCTTGTACGACTGCGACGTGCACACATTGCTGCGTCTGCCGACCGGCCTTTTCTACGCGCAAGGCGTGAAGGCCAACGTGCTGTTCTTCGACAAGAAGCCGGCGAGTGAAACGCCCTGGACGAAGAAATTTTGGATCTACGACCTGCGCACGAACCAACACTTCACCCTCAAGACGAATCCGCTCAAGCGTGAGAATTTAGATGAGTTCGTAAAGTGCTATAACCCGGCGAACCGCCATGAACGTCCTTCGGCAAGCTCAGAACAGGCACTCTGGTCTGAGAAGAACCCCAATGGCCGCTAG
- a CDS encoding DUF4926 domain-containing protein, protein MNPKIRLLDVVALTEDIPGHGLLRGQVGTVVESLGPGVFEVEFVDNDGRTYATLPLKSSQLLVLHYQPA, encoded by the coding sequence ATGAACCCAAAGATTCGCCTGCTCGATGTAGTGGCATTGACCGAGGATATCCCTGGTCATGGCTTGTTGCGCGGACAAGTGGGAACCGTCGTGGAATCGCTTGGCCCTGGCGTGTTTGAGGTGGAATTTGTGGATAACGACGGCAGAACCTATGCCACTCTTCCACTAAAATCCAGCCAACTGCTCGTGTTGCACTATCAACCAGCATGA